In Synergistaceae bacterium, a single genomic region encodes these proteins:
- a CDS encoding glycosyltransferase family 2 protein, whose amino-acid sequence MDSPLQSVIIPTYNRKEMLAEALDSVLKQSQKSLEVIIVDDCSTDGTDEFVKTITDTRVRYFRNEKNSGPEINRSLGLRNARGKYITFLDDDDYYTDYDFFAKAVKIFEEHDSENAPLSFVCANVEMFTIETGRTNTEHNIGAPGRVNGLDYILKRNKPLSTFPTVFKAEILRKAGLENMRIFDVEIYREAVIIADSYFMSDYVGVYRVHKESISLGYSIKSQNDELYYSRVTDKIKQLKLTVNKLYDHIGKKAADKWYIFELCTLTTYFAKARPYFKDILKTTSCQLKVSGFMPYVWLILILYNIRTIISKITPLRKIYRFIKYRGKVPEDN is encoded by the coding sequence ATGGACAGCCCGTTACAAAGTGTTATTATTCCCACTTATAACCGGAAAGAAATGCTTGCGGAAGCTCTTGACAGTGTCTTGAAGCAGAGTCAAAAGAGTCTTGAAGTAATAATAGTTGATGACTGCTCGACTGACGGCACAGACGAATTTGTGAAGACTATAACTGATACTAGAGTGCGGTATTTCAGGAATGAGAAAAACAGCGGGCCGGAAATTAATCGCAGCTTGGGTCTAAGAAATGCACGCGGAAAATATATAACTTTTCTTGATGACGATGATTATTACACAGATTATGACTTTTTCGCGAAGGCAGTAAAAATTTTTGAGGAGCATGATTCAGAAAACGCCCCTCTTTCTTTTGTCTGTGCAAATGTAGAAATGTTTACGATTGAGACAGGCAGAACTAACACAGAACACAATATTGGGGCTCCCGGACGAGTTAACGGACTTGATTATATTCTTAAGCGCAATAAACCATTGTCAACTTTTCCAACAGTCTTTAAGGCTGAAATTTTGCGCAAGGCCGGACTTGAGAACATGAGAATATTCGATGTAGAAATATATAGAGAAGCTGTTATTATTGCTGATTCATATTTCATGAGCGATTATGTAGGCGTGTACAGAGTCCATAAAGAAAGCATATCATTAGGTTATTCGATAAAATCCCAAAATGACGAGTTATATTACTCAAGAGTAACCGACAAAATAAAACAACTGAAATTAACCGTAAATAAATTATATGATCATATAGGCAAGAAGGCTGCTGATAAATGGTACATTTTTGAATTATGTACATTGACTACTTACTTTGCAAAAGCCCGTCCCTACTTCAAGGACATATTAAAGACTACATCATGTCAATTAAAAGTTTCGGGATTCATGCCGTACGTGTGGTTAATATTAATACTATATAATATAAGAACTATAATCAGCAAAATAACTCCATTGCGAAAAATTTATAGATTCATAAAGTATCGCGGAAAAGTTCCGGAAGATAATTAA